A single window of Microbacterium oryzae DNA harbors:
- a CDS encoding glycosyltransferase has translation MTDAAGAAHVAAPIAAEYILPLRWSSDEGLEELTSYLRRLRAWVDVTVVDGSDAGHFAAHARAWRGLVRHVPVTVADGANGKVRGVLTGIGMARHEAIVIADDDVRYERESLAAVVGGLATADLVRPQNHFAPLPWHARWDTARTLINRGLGWDYPGTYGVRRSILEATGGYDADVLFENLELERTVRAAGGRVRDRPDILVLRRPPSARHFLSQRVRQAYDSFAQPWRLALEAAILPVLILLFRRPRALLGMAVVLMVVAERGRRRDGGRAVFPAATLLWVPAWLLERGIATWAAVFLRLGGGVQYAGRRLPRAAHSVRAIRRRAMLRDGSIATGPRMPS, from the coding sequence ATGACTGATGCCGCGGGGGCAGCGCACGTCGCCGCCCCGATCGCGGCCGAGTACATCCTGCCGCTGCGCTGGAGCTCCGACGAGGGCCTCGAGGAGCTGACGAGCTATCTCCGACGGCTGCGCGCGTGGGTCGATGTCACCGTCGTCGACGGCTCGGACGCCGGGCACTTCGCGGCTCATGCCAGGGCCTGGCGCGGGCTCGTGCGTCACGTCCCGGTCACGGTGGCCGACGGAGCCAACGGCAAGGTGCGCGGCGTCCTCACCGGCATCGGGATGGCCAGGCACGAGGCGATCGTGATCGCGGACGACGACGTGCGGTACGAGCGCGAGTCGCTGGCCGCTGTCGTGGGCGGCCTCGCCACCGCAGACCTCGTCAGACCGCAGAACCACTTCGCGCCGCTTCCCTGGCACGCGCGCTGGGACACCGCGCGCACCCTGATCAACCGCGGCCTGGGATGGGACTACCCCGGCACCTACGGCGTGCGCCGCTCGATTCTGGAAGCGACGGGCGGGTACGACGCCGACGTGCTCTTCGAGAACCTCGAGCTCGAGCGCACGGTGCGCGCGGCGGGCGGTCGCGTGAGAGACCGTCCGGACATCCTCGTCCTGCGGCGCCCGCCATCCGCGCGCCATTTCCTCTCGCAGCGGGTCCGGCAGGCTTACGACAGCTTCGCGCAGCCCTGGCGTCTCGCGCTGGAGGCGGCCATCCTGCCCGTCCTGATCCTCCTGTTCAGGCGCCCTCGAGCGCTGCTCGGGATGGCCGTGGTGCTGATGGTCGTCGCAGAGCGCGGTCGTCGTCGTGACGGCGGGCGCGCGGTCTTCCCCGCGGCGACACTGCTCTGGGTGCCGGCGTGGCTTCTCGAACGCGGCATCGCCACGTGGGCGGCGGTGTTCCTGCGGCTGGGCGGCGGCGTGCAGTATGCCGGACGGCGCCTGCCGCGCGCCGCGCACTCCGTCCGCGCGATCCGGCGACGCGCCATGCTGCGAGACGGGTCGATCGCGACAGGACCTCGGATGCCGTCGTGA
- a CDS encoding CDGSH iron-sulfur domain-containing protein has protein sequence MPEPRPTLTPYPDGPLLLRGDVDLVTADGEPIPRSRRTVALCRCGLSTIKPFCDGTHKAAGFRTDD, from the coding sequence ATGCCTGAGCCCCGCCCCACGCTCACGCCGTATCCGGATGGGCCGCTGCTGCTGCGCGGCGACGTCGATCTCGTGACCGCGGACGGGGAGCCGATCCCCCGGAGCCGCCGCACGGTCGCCCTCTGCCGCTGCGGGCTCTCGACGATCAAGCCCTTCTGCGACGGCACGCACAAGGCCGCCGGCTTCCGCACGGATGACTGA
- a CDS encoding iron-containing redox enzyme family protein, whose translation MQSETLVSQTIEGRDTGRIPFAARGPLSDAVLRRLTGSPEGEGADHVEIARRAVAEVGDVFHDDDVQLTLFALYASSYGSLDAFDPELEWDPNLIATRRILEERFERDLRMAVATPDLPDPTADAVSRSLFALTGADSGPSLSRYLAKKATLEQAREFFIQRSVYTLREADPHSWAIPRLHGRPKAALVEIQADEYGGGRPDRVHAAIFAAAMRGAGLDATYGVYVDDVPAITLASHNMMSMFGLNRRLVGAIVGHLAAFEMTSSIPSRMYGDGLRRLGFGEDVTDYFDEHVEADAVHEQIAGRDLAGGLAEDRPDLLPDIMFGAAACLAVDGWVGQHILDAWTHGTASLRKAGADA comes from the coding sequence ATGCAATCGGAGACCCTCGTGTCGCAGACCATCGAAGGCCGTGACACCGGCCGGATCCCCTTCGCCGCCCGCGGACCCCTGAGCGACGCCGTGCTGCGTCGGCTCACCGGCTCCCCGGAAGGCGAGGGTGCGGACCACGTCGAGATCGCTCGCCGTGCGGTCGCCGAGGTCGGCGACGTCTTTCACGACGATGACGTGCAGCTGACGCTGTTCGCCCTCTACGCCTCGTCCTACGGCTCGCTCGACGCGTTCGATCCCGAGCTCGAATGGGATCCGAACCTCATCGCGACGCGTCGGATCCTCGAGGAGCGCTTCGAACGCGATCTGCGGATGGCCGTGGCGACGCCCGATCTTCCCGATCCGACCGCGGATGCGGTCTCCCGATCGCTGTTCGCGCTCACCGGCGCAGACTCCGGGCCCAGCCTGTCGCGGTACCTGGCGAAGAAGGCGACGCTCGAGCAGGCGCGCGAGTTCTTCATCCAGCGCTCGGTCTACACGCTGCGGGAAGCGGATCCGCACTCCTGGGCCATCCCGCGCCTGCACGGTCGTCCCAAGGCCGCCCTCGTCGAGATCCAGGCGGATGAGTACGGCGGCGGGCGGCCCGACCGCGTGCACGCGGCGATCTTCGCCGCGGCCATGCGCGGCGCAGGTCTCGACGCGACCTACGGCGTCTACGTCGACGACGTGCCGGCGATCACCCTCGCCTCGCACAACATGATGTCGATGTTCGGACTCAACCGCCGCCTCGTCGGCGCGATCGTCGGCCACCTCGCCGCCTTCGAGATGACCTCCTCCATCCCGAGCCGCATGTACGGCGACGGGCTCCGCCGCCTCGGTTTCGGCGAGGACGTCACGGACTACTTCGACGAGCACGTGGAAGCCGATGCCGTCCACGAGCAGATCGCCGGTCGCGACCTCGCCGGCGGCCTGGCGGAGGACCGCCCCGACCTGCTGCCCGACATCATGTTCGGCGCCGCCGCATGCCTCGCCGTCGACGGCTGGGTGGGTCAGCACATCCTCGACGCCTGGACGCATGGGACGGCGTCGCTGCGGAAGGCCGGCGCTGATGCCTGA
- a CDS encoding NAD(P)H-quinone oxidoreductase, protein MRAITIDHPGDEDVLTLTDLPDPVAGRGEVLIEVAAAGVNNADLLQRQGHYPPPPGTSELPGLEVSGVIRALGDGVTEWKVGDRVAALLAGGGYATLAVAPASQLLPVPDDLDLVGAAALPEAACTVYSNLGLIAGLRPGQTLLVHGGTGGMGSHAVLWAKALGARVIATAGGERKTAAARELGADVVIDYRAEDFVARVDEETDGVGVDAILDVVGADYLERNLTALAPNGHLAVIASSSGPSAPLPFGLLMRKRATISGTTLRARPLAEKAAIVAAVRENVWPLVLDGRVRPVVDAVLPLADAPEAHRRMASGAVIGKLLLRA, encoded by the coding sequence ATGCGCGCCATCACGATCGATCACCCCGGCGACGAGGACGTCCTCACCCTCACCGACCTGCCCGACCCGGTCGCCGGGCGGGGCGAGGTGCTCATCGAGGTGGCGGCCGCGGGCGTGAACAACGCCGACCTCCTGCAGCGTCAGGGCCACTACCCGCCGCCTCCCGGCACCTCGGAGCTCCCCGGGCTCGAGGTCTCCGGCGTCATCCGCGCTCTCGGCGACGGCGTCACGGAGTGGAAGGTCGGCGACCGGGTCGCCGCGCTCCTCGCCGGGGGCGGTTACGCCACGCTCGCAGTGGCTCCCGCGTCTCAGCTCCTCCCCGTGCCCGACGACCTCGACCTCGTCGGGGCCGCCGCGCTGCCCGAGGCCGCGTGCACGGTGTACTCGAACCTCGGCCTCATCGCCGGGCTGCGTCCCGGTCAGACGCTCCTCGTCCACGGCGGCACCGGCGGCATGGGCTCGCACGCGGTCCTCTGGGCGAAGGCGCTAGGCGCCCGCGTGATCGCGACCGCGGGCGGCGAGCGCAAGACAGCGGCCGCGCGCGAGCTCGGAGCCGATGTCGTCATCGACTACCGCGCGGAGGACTTCGTCGCACGCGTCGACGAGGAGACGGATGGCGTGGGCGTGGACGCCATACTCGACGTCGTCGGCGCCGACTACCTCGAGCGCAACCTCACCGCGCTCGCCCCCAACGGGCATCTCGCCGTGATCGCGTCGTCGAGCGGACCCTCGGCGCCGCTCCCCTTCGGTCTGCTCATGCGCAAGCGCGCGACGATCAGCGGCACCACGCTGCGCGCGCGCCCGCTCGCCGAGAAGGCCGCGATCGTCGCGGCGGTGCGCGAGAACGTGTGGCCGCTCGTCCTCGACGGCCGCGTGCGGCCGGTCGTCGACGCGGTGCTTCCGCTGGCGGACGCGCCCGAGGCGCACCGGCGGATGGCCTCGGGCGCCGTCATCGGGAAGCTCCTGCTGCGTGCATAG
- a CDS encoding glycosyltransferase, whose amino-acid sequence MTLRVLSLYEGFFAGGARILHTDVLAGLHDGIDQAHTVLSLSSRAHREGTVQHLRDDARHARLVAAGVEVSALERTAGGDPGHPSSFTELDLHRAAEAISRADVVLSLKEQPLGLLLALRDHGLLPPVPVVTCLHRSDPKHSGPALVWLTEAAQQGIVTAALSCADATDHAYAGHLPLGLDRFVVPNGIDTDRFAPGEADELAATRRALGIPVHAPVVLLAARFDAMKDPGLFLSAAARHAATRSDAHYVLCGAGMTRENPAFASMLAAADVPEDRVHALGLRNDMPSLYRIADLVALTSAYGEASPLCLLEGAASGATPVTTDVGDAARRVAGFGIVTSRSADQIAAAWSSVLAARPFWREAALAARPTLSRARMIEQYRAVLLSVAGRADVAA is encoded by the coding sequence ATGACCCTTCGCGTGCTCTCCCTCTACGAGGGCTTCTTCGCGGGCGGCGCTCGCATCCTGCACACCGATGTCCTCGCCGGTCTGCACGACGGCATCGACCAGGCGCACACCGTGCTGTCACTGTCATCCCGCGCCCACCGGGAGGGAACCGTGCAGCACCTGCGCGACGACGCGCGGCATGCGCGGCTGGTGGCGGCAGGAGTCGAGGTCTCGGCACTGGAGCGGACGGCGGGCGGCGACCCCGGCCATCCGTCGTCGTTCACGGAGCTGGATCTGCACCGCGCGGCCGAGGCGATCTCTCGCGCCGATGTGGTGCTCTCGCTGAAGGAGCAGCCGCTCGGCCTGCTGCTCGCGCTGCGCGATCACGGGCTGCTGCCGCCGGTCCCCGTCGTCACCTGCCTGCATCGTTCAGACCCGAAGCACTCGGGCCCGGCGCTCGTCTGGCTCACGGAGGCGGCGCAGCAGGGGATCGTCACAGCGGCCCTCTCCTGCGCCGACGCCACCGACCACGCGTACGCCGGTCACCTGCCCCTCGGCCTCGATCGCTTCGTCGTGCCGAACGGCATCGACACCGACCGGTTCGCCCCCGGCGAAGCGGATGAGCTCGCTGCCACGCGGCGCGCGCTGGGCATCCCGGTGCACGCTCCGGTCGTCCTGCTCGCCGCGCGCTTCGACGCCATGAAGGACCCCGGGCTCTTCCTGAGCGCCGCCGCTCGCCACGCCGCCACACGATCCGACGCGCACTACGTCCTGTGCGGCGCCGGCATGACGCGCGAGAATCCGGCCTTCGCGTCGATGCTCGCTGCCGCCGATGTGCCGGAGGACCGGGTGCACGCGCTGGGCCTTCGCAACGACATGCCGTCGCTCTACCGGATCGCCGATCTGGTCGCCCTCACCAGCGCGTACGGCGAGGCCTCTCCGCTGTGCCTGCTCGAGGGCGCGGCGAGCGGGGCGACTCCCGTCACGACGGACGTCGGCGACGCCGCACGCAGGGTCGCCGGCTTCGGCATCGTGACGTCGCGATCAGCCGACCAGATCGCCGCCGCGTGGAGCAGCGTCCTCGCAGCCCGGCCATTCTGGCGCGAGGCCGCGCTCGCGGCACGTCCGACTCTGTCCCGAGCGCGCATGATCGAGCAGTACCGCGCCGTGCTCCTGAGCGTCGCGGGGCGTGCGGACGTCGCCGCCTAG
- a CDS encoding HNH endonuclease produces the protein MSKVTGPLIEVLGALRSAVADLDVVGLAPDDMAELTDVLASIRRVAEAGFAPVAGEISRQSRRELGKDSYSRKRGFTSPAALISAATGSSTADAARMMKVGEATAPRRNLVGEELPAKHPHVAQAVKAGVLSVTAAEGIVSLLDRVAIRAGDAACEEMEAILAARAPGLTSDELRRMLLDAEARLDPDGKEPREHERRDRRMLAFRTERDGSVSLTGRFDPETAAPIVTAIDGIVTRIMRRNEHQDDPAKKDGRTRMQMQADILADLARHALGCRAVPTRPITTMVVRMDYDTFRAALDENAEAAGAAGTARIDGIEQPITARAVRRMAVDAQIIPCVLGGNSEVLDLGREERLFTKKQKLALAERDGGCAFCGAPPGHTIVHHIDWWSRGGRTDLDNGILLCVACHHRIHDDGWEIRIDGVGRNAVPWFIPPPWLDHTRTPRRGGPTRYRLVA, from the coding sequence ATGTCGAAGGTGACAGGCCCGCTCATCGAGGTCCTCGGCGCTCTGCGAAGCGCGGTGGCAGACCTCGATGTGGTCGGCTTGGCGCCAGACGACATGGCGGAGCTCACCGACGTGCTCGCGTCCATCCGGCGGGTTGCCGAGGCGGGATTCGCTCCTGTCGCGGGGGAGATCAGTCGACAGTCGCGGCGCGAGCTGGGGAAGGACTCCTACTCCCGCAAGCGCGGCTTCACCTCCCCCGCTGCGTTGATCTCCGCGGCAACGGGGTCGAGCACCGCGGACGCCGCCCGGATGATGAAGGTCGGAGAGGCGACCGCGCCCCGGCGGAACCTCGTGGGGGAGGAGCTGCCCGCAAAGCACCCCCATGTCGCGCAGGCGGTCAAGGCGGGGGTGCTGAGCGTGACCGCGGCGGAGGGGATCGTGAGTCTGCTTGACCGGGTCGCGATCCGCGCCGGCGATGCCGCATGCGAGGAGATGGAGGCGATCCTCGCCGCACGGGCGCCCGGGCTGACCAGTGACGAGCTGCGTCGGATGCTGCTGGACGCGGAGGCCCGGCTCGATCCGGATGGGAAGGAACCGCGCGAGCACGAGCGGCGGGACCGGCGGATGCTGGCGTTCCGCACCGAGCGCGACGGATCGGTGTCCCTCACCGGTCGCTTCGATCCGGAGACCGCCGCCCCGATCGTGACCGCGATCGACGGCATCGTCACCCGCATCATGCGTCGGAACGAGCACCAGGACGACCCGGCGAAGAAGGACGGCCGCACCCGCATGCAGATGCAGGCGGACATCCTCGCCGACCTCGCGCGCCACGCGCTCGGATGCCGAGCGGTTCCCACCAGGCCGATCACGACGATGGTCGTCCGGATGGATTACGACACCTTCCGCGCCGCCCTCGACGAGAACGCCGAGGCCGCAGGGGCGGCGGGGACGGCGCGGATCGACGGGATCGAGCAGCCGATCACCGCTCGGGCGGTGAGGCGGATGGCCGTGGATGCGCAGATCATCCCCTGCGTCCTCGGCGGAAACAGCGAAGTCCTCGATCTCGGACGTGAGGAGCGCCTGTTCACCAAGAAGCAGAAGCTCGCCCTCGCCGAACGAGACGGCGGATGCGCGTTCTGCGGAGCGCCTCCAGGACATACCATCGTGCACCACATCGACTGGTGGTCTCGCGGCGGCCGCACCGACCTCGACAACGGGATCCTCCTGTGCGTGGCGTGCCACCATCGCATCCACGATGACGGGTGGGAGATCCGCATCGACGGAGTCGGCAGGAACGCGGTGCCCTGGTTCATCCCACCGCCCTGGCTGGACCACACCCGCACACCCCGCCGCGGCGGCCCCACCCGCTACCGACTCGTCGCGTGA
- a CDS encoding ATP-dependent DNA ligase encodes MQLPVMPPVAPMLAKAVSEIPDLGHTEPKWDGFRTIVFRDGDEVVLGSRNERPMTRYFPELIEAIKATTPPRCVIDGEIIVASDGQLDFEALQQRIHPAASRVKLLAEQTPASFVGFDLLAEGDVDLMPRPFRERRERLIAAFGSGSDQVFLTPATSDLAEAREWFHAFEGAGLDGVVAKRLDDPYQPNKRAMFKIKHERTADCVVAGFRWHKTGDIVGSLLLGLYDDAGRLQHVGVTASFSMARRRELLDELAPYRQDESAEHPWGGGADNGDQLPGAGSRWNAAKDLSFVPLRPELVVEVAYDHMEGDRFRHIPSFRRWRPDRDPRSCTFAQLEQPRTAMLSDVLGRG; translated from the coding sequence ATGCAGCTGCCCGTCATGCCGCCCGTCGCCCCGATGCTCGCGAAGGCGGTCTCCGAGATCCCCGATCTCGGGCACACCGAGCCGAAGTGGGACGGGTTCCGCACCATCGTCTTCCGCGACGGTGACGAGGTCGTGCTGGGCAGCCGCAACGAGCGTCCGATGACGCGCTACTTCCCCGAACTCATCGAGGCCATCAAGGCGACCACCCCGCCCCGCTGCGTCATCGACGGCGAGATCATCGTCGCATCGGACGGGCAGCTGGATTTCGAGGCGCTGCAGCAGCGCATCCACCCCGCCGCGAGTCGCGTGAAGCTCCTCGCCGAGCAGACGCCCGCGTCCTTCGTCGGCTTCGACCTCCTCGCCGAGGGCGACGTCGACCTCATGCCGCGTCCCTTCCGCGAGCGGCGCGAACGCCTCATCGCGGCGTTCGGCAGCGGCTCCGATCAGGTCTTCCTCACGCCGGCGACGAGTGACCTGGCGGAGGCGCGCGAGTGGTTCCACGCCTTCGAAGGGGCAGGGCTCGACGGCGTCGTCGCCAAGCGCCTCGACGATCCGTACCAGCCCAACAAGCGCGCGATGTTCAAGATCAAGCACGAGCGGACCGCCGACTGCGTCGTCGCGGGATTCCGCTGGCACAAGACCGGTGACATCGTCGGCTCGCTCCTCCTCGGGCTCTACGACGATGCCGGGCGACTGCAGCACGTCGGCGTCACCGCGTCGTTCTCCATGGCCCGCCGGCGCGAGCTGCTCGACGAGCTCGCGCCGTACCGCCAGGACGAGTCGGCCGAGCATCCGTGGGGTGGGGGCGCCGACAACGGCGACCAGCTTCCGGGCGCCGGCAGCCGCTGGAACGCGGCGAAGGACCTCTCCTTCGTGCCGCTGCGTCCTGAGCTCGTCGTCGAGGTCGCCTACGACCACATGGAGGGCGACCGGTTCCGGCACATCCCGAGCTTCCGCCGCTGGCGCCCCGACCGCGACCCGCGCTCGTGCACCTTCGCCCAGCTCGAGCAGCCTCGCACCGCGATGCTGTCGGACGTCCTCGGTCGCGGCTGA
- a CDS encoding glycoside hydrolase family 65 protein produces the protein MTRPLAFDTAPWSIGLAGVDPAQLAHRESVFALSNGHVGWRGNLDEGEPHGIAGSYLNGVFEHHPMPYAEDGYGYPDRGQSVINVPNGQIIRLFVDDEPFDVRAGRTASHEQRLDFRDGTLRREVEWTSPAGRTVRVRSTRLVSLTHRAVAAIRYEVAAVDAPVTVTLQSELVANEPMPEPHPDPRVQEALHKPLEEADRFVLGTGATLVHRTRESDLGVAVSMDHVIAAAGERTPTTDTATSADLARTTIAAELAAGERLEVVKFVGHEFQHGLSASGLRDRAEAAVGDAVRDGWQGLISGQRSRLDDYWTCADVEVEGAPRLQQAVRFALFHVFQSAARLEGRSVPGKGLTGAGYEGHTFWDFEGFVLPVLTSTAPEAAEQALRWRHATLDHARARARQLHLAGAAFPWRTIDGTESSGYWPASTIAFHLNADIAAAAMHYVRATGDERFEREAGLEILVETARLWVSLGRWDADGGFHLDGVTGPDEYSAIVDDNVFTNLMARQNLVGAADAARRHADVAEALGVTDEEIGGWSAVAAAMAIPFDERREVHPHSAGFTERARWDFEATGDDQYPLQDHFPYFDLYRKQVVKQADLVLALLFAHEAFTPDQKARAFAYYEALTVRDSSLSAAAQSVIAAEVGHLDLAADYLAEVATIDLDDLHGNTEEGLHMASLAGIWMAITAGLGGMRESERGLRFAPRLPEQLTRVSFGIRVQGHMLRLDIRPEATTYRAVDSTPLTVWHFGEELLLQPGEAVTVPTPPLGDPGPRPTQPRGCAPRDFEAAFGE, from the coding sequence GTGACTCGGCCTCTCGCTTTCGACACCGCGCCCTGGAGCATCGGCCTCGCCGGTGTGGACCCCGCTCAGCTCGCCCACCGGGAGTCCGTGTTCGCACTGTCGAACGGACACGTCGGATGGCGCGGCAACCTCGACGAGGGAGAGCCGCACGGCATCGCCGGCAGCTACCTCAACGGCGTGTTCGAGCACCATCCGATGCCGTATGCGGAGGACGGGTACGGGTATCCGGACCGCGGGCAGAGCGTGATCAACGTGCCGAACGGCCAGATCATCCGGCTCTTCGTCGACGACGAGCCGTTCGACGTGCGCGCCGGCCGGACCGCGTCGCACGAGCAGCGGCTCGACTTCCGCGACGGAACCCTCCGTCGCGAGGTCGAGTGGACATCCCCCGCCGGCCGCACGGTGCGCGTCAGATCCACCCGCCTGGTGTCGCTCACGCACCGCGCCGTCGCGGCCATCCGGTACGAGGTGGCGGCGGTCGACGCCCCGGTGACGGTCACCCTGCAGTCCGAGCTGGTCGCCAACGAGCCAATGCCGGAGCCCCATCCGGACCCGCGCGTGCAGGAGGCGCTGCACAAGCCGCTCGAGGAGGCCGACCGCTTCGTGCTCGGCACCGGAGCGACCCTCGTCCACCGCACCCGCGAGAGCGACCTCGGCGTCGCGGTGAGCATGGACCACGTCATCGCGGCGGCCGGCGAGCGCACGCCGACGACCGACACCGCGACATCCGCCGACCTCGCCCGGACGACCATCGCCGCCGAACTCGCTGCGGGCGAGCGCCTCGAGGTTGTCAAGTTCGTGGGGCACGAATTCCAGCACGGGCTGTCGGCGTCGGGGCTCCGCGATCGCGCGGAGGCGGCGGTCGGCGACGCCGTGCGCGACGGATGGCAGGGGCTGATCTCCGGGCAGCGGTCGCGTCTGGACGACTACTGGACGTGCGCGGACGTCGAGGTGGAGGGCGCGCCGCGCCTGCAGCAGGCCGTGCGGTTCGCGCTGTTCCACGTCTTCCAGTCCGCGGCGCGCCTCGAAGGACGCTCGGTGCCGGGCAAGGGCCTCACCGGCGCGGGCTACGAGGGGCACACGTTCTGGGACTTCGAGGGCTTCGTCCTGCCCGTGCTGACCTCCACCGCACCGGAGGCGGCGGAGCAGGCGCTGCGCTGGCGGCACGCGACCCTCGACCACGCGCGAGCCCGCGCGCGACAGCTGCACCTCGCCGGCGCGGCGTTCCCCTGGCGCACGATCGACGGCACGGAGTCGTCGGGATACTGGCCGGCCAGCACGATCGCGTTCCACCTCAACGCCGACATCGCCGCCGCGGCGATGCACTACGTGCGCGCGACCGGCGACGAGCGGTTCGAGCGCGAGGCGGGCCTCGAGATCCTCGTCGAGACCGCGCGGCTGTGGGTCTCGCTCGGGCGGTGGGATGCCGACGGCGGCTTCCACCTCGACGGCGTCACCGGGCCGGACGAGTACTCCGCGATCGTCGACGACAACGTCTTCACGAACCTCATGGCGCGGCAGAACCTCGTGGGCGCGGCCGACGCGGCGCGGCGCCATGCCGATGTCGCCGAGGCGCTCGGCGTGACCGACGAGGAGATCGGCGGATGGTCCGCGGTGGCCGCGGCCATGGCCATCCCGTTCGACGAACGGCGCGAGGTGCACCCGCATTCGGCGGGCTTCACCGAGCGCGCCCGCTGGGACTTCGAGGCGACGGGCGACGACCAGTACCCGCTGCAGGACCACTTCCCGTACTTCGATCTGTACCGGAAGCAGGTCGTGAAGCAGGCGGATCTCGTGCTGGCGCTGCTCTTCGCGCACGAGGCGTTCACTCCCGATCAGAAGGCGCGCGCGTTCGCCTACTACGAGGCGCTCACGGTGCGCGACTCGTCGCTCTCGGCGGCGGCGCAGTCGGTGATCGCCGCCGAGGTCGGGCATCTCGACCTGGCCGCGGACTATCTCGCGGAGGTCGCCACGATCGATCTCGACGACCTCCACGGCAACACCGAGGAGGGGCTGCACATGGCCTCGCTCGCGGGTATCTGGATGGCCATCACCGCCGGTCTCGGCGGCATGCGCGAGAGCGAACGCGGGCTGCGCTTCGCGCCGCGGCTTCCCGAGCAGCTGACGCGGGTGAGCTTCGGGATCCGCGTGCAGGGGCACATGCTGCGGCTCGACATCCGGCCGGAGGCGACGACGTATCGAGCGGTGGACAGCACCCCGCTGACGGTGTGGCACTTCGGCGAGGAGCTGCTGCTGCAGCCCGGCGAGGCGGTCACCGTGCCGACGCCGCCGCTGGGCGACCCCGGCCCTCGCCCCACACAGCCGCGGGGATGCGCGCCGCGCGACTTCGAAGCGGCGTTCGGCGAGTAG
- a CDS encoding PfkB family carbohydrate kinase: MSAGAHPQAIRPSIVVVGQAGRDLVLRVDGLPDAGGSAPVAERIERLGGKGASMAIGIRQLNPDVRPTLLAVLGADAAGDVVHREAVAAGLDVAHVTRRGRTALMVDVVTADGERRLLEDAPAESLLTVDDVERASDALERAHVVVLQLQQPATALLAAARMASQARIVLDGAVSGRERDELLALADVVRADAHEAELLTGTPIRTREDASRAAGRLLDGRTTLVALSVAGEGDLVAWPGGEEFHPHGETEIVDATGAGDAFVAGLVTGVRHGESPQRTGQLAADCAAATVQRLGGHPDLEALRAGV; this comes from the coding sequence ATGTCCGCAGGCGCGCACCCCCAGGCCATCCGACCGAGCATCGTCGTCGTCGGGCAGGCGGGCCGCGACCTCGTGCTGCGGGTGGATGGCCTCCCCGACGCGGGCGGGAGCGCGCCGGTCGCGGAGCGGATCGAGCGCCTCGGCGGCAAGGGCGCGAGCATGGCGATCGGCATCCGCCAGCTGAACCCCGATGTGCGGCCGACGCTCCTCGCCGTGCTCGGAGCGGACGCGGCAGGCGACGTCGTGCACCGGGAGGCCGTGGCAGCCGGACTCGACGTGGCGCACGTGACACGGCGTGGGCGCACGGCGCTCATGGTCGACGTCGTGACGGCGGACGGGGAGCGACGACTGCTCGAGGACGCACCCGCGGAGTCGCTGCTGACCGTCGACGACGTGGAACGGGCATCCGACGCGCTGGAGCGGGCGCACGTCGTCGTGCTCCAGCTGCAGCAGCCGGCGACGGCCCTGCTCGCGGCGGCGCGGATGGCGTCGCAGGCGCGCATCGTGCTCGACGGCGCGGTCAGCGGGCGCGAGCGCGACGAGCTGCTGGCGCTGGCGGACGTCGTGCGGGCCGACGCCCACGAGGCCGAGCTGCTGACGGGCACGCCCATCCGCACCCGCGAGGACGCCTCGCGCGCTGCCGGTCGACTGCTCGACGGGCGGACGACGCTCGTCGCGCTGTCGGTGGCGGGCGAGGGGGATCTCGTCGCGTGGCCGGGCGGGGAGGAGTTCCACCCGCACGGCGAGACGGAGATCGTCGACGCGACCGGCGCGGGCGACGCCTTCGTCGCGGGGCTCGTCACCGGTGTGCGCCACGGCGAGTCGCCGCAGCGCACCGGGCAGCTCGCGGCCGACTGCGCGGCGGCGACCGTGCAGCGGCTGGGAGGCCACCCCGATCTCGAGGCTCTGCGCGCCGGCGTGTGA